A single Ochrobactrum sp. BTU1 DNA region contains:
- a CDS encoding sulfite exporter TauE/SafE family protein — protein MFDLSTTLVFTIAATFFAAGIVKGITGMGLPTLAMGVLGSFISPLAAASLLLVPSFTTNVWQMIAGPNSLALVRRLWPMMLAIIAGTMLGVSWLAKSDATITTSTLGACLSLYAAFTLLAHPFKVPAGLETWLSPIVGAITGLIAGATGVFVIPAVPYLQALGLEKEELVQALGLSFTISTIALALGLGVQGVLVLDQLAISTMAIVPALAGMWAGQVIRRKISPVIFRRGFLISLLLLGLEMMLRPLF, from the coding sequence ATGTTCGATTTATCAACGACACTGGTATTCACGATTGCGGCTACGTTCTTTGCTGCCGGTATTGTCAAAGGCATCACTGGCATGGGCTTGCCCACATTGGCAATGGGCGTGCTTGGCAGCTTCATTTCACCACTGGCAGCGGCAAGCCTCCTGCTGGTACCGTCTTTCACAACCAATGTTTGGCAGATGATTGCAGGACCAAATTCGCTCGCGCTGGTCAGACGGCTATGGCCGATGATGCTCGCAATCATTGCCGGAACCATGCTCGGCGTTTCCTGGCTGGCGAAGAGTGATGCCACCATCACGACCAGTACATTGGGCGCCTGTCTCAGCCTCTATGCAGCCTTCACACTGCTGGCGCATCCCTTCAAGGTGCCTGCGGGACTTGAGACCTGGCTGTCACCGATCGTGGGAGCGATCACAGGCCTTATTGCGGGAGCGACTGGCGTGTTCGTAATTCCGGCAGTGCCTTACCTGCAAGCACTTGGACTTGAGAAAGAGGAACTTGTTCAAGCGCTGGGCCTGTCCTTCACTATATCGACAATCGCTTTGGCTTTAGGTCTCGGGGTTCAAGGAGTGCTGGTTCTTGATCAACTCGCAATCTCCACCATGGCAATTGTTCCAGCCCTTGCTGGAATGTGGGCCGGACAAGTCATTCGCAGGAAAATCAGTCCCGTCATATTCAGGCGCGGCTTTCTGATCTCTTTGCTGCTGCTAGGTTTGGAAATGATGCTGCGGCCACTTTTTTAG
- a CDS encoding esterase-like activity of phytase family protein, protein MIHKTLSIIPLTALLLSTVLPVFAQEKVSALVGEFVLPTGLKLNGVEFGGISGLDYDPAQNIYYAISDDRSEKAPARFYKLKLDIDASGIHGLDILETNTLLDAEGKPFAIKDVDAESIRFNAQSQTLYWSSEGDRKGKPSVREMKLDGSFVREFKLPEAYLPDENKTRGTRNNLAFESLAITADGKTLLAGTENALAQDGEIATLDKGSKSRIISFDIASGQATAEHVYETDPVFAKATLPPFWNDNGLSEFMTDGSNLLTVERSYAHGVGNRISIYRASFEGATDVNSKASLEGIAARPLKKELLLRLDEGRFGLDIDNIESVTWGPEIDGAKTLVIASDNNFNADQFTQFVVVKLP, encoded by the coding sequence ATGATACACAAAACGCTCTCGATCATTCCATTGACGGCACTTCTTCTCAGCACAGTCCTTCCTGTCTTTGCGCAAGAAAAAGTGTCCGCGTTGGTCGGCGAGTTTGTTCTGCCTACGGGCCTGAAACTCAATGGCGTTGAGTTTGGCGGCATTTCCGGTCTTGATTACGATCCGGCCCAAAATATCTATTATGCAATTTCTGATGACCGTTCAGAGAAGGCACCTGCCCGTTTCTACAAACTAAAACTCGATATTGACGCATCCGGCATTCACGGATTGGATATTCTGGAAACCAACACCCTGCTTGATGCCGAGGGAAAGCCTTTTGCAATCAAGGATGTCGATGCGGAAAGCATTCGCTTCAACGCTCAAAGCCAGACGCTTTACTGGTCCAGCGAAGGCGACCGCAAAGGCAAGCCTTCTGTTCGTGAAATGAAGCTCGATGGAAGCTTTGTTCGTGAATTCAAACTGCCGGAAGCGTATTTGCCAGATGAGAATAAAACGCGTGGCACGCGAAACAATCTGGCTTTTGAAAGTCTCGCCATCACAGCCGACGGCAAGACGCTGCTTGCAGGCACTGAAAATGCTCTCGCTCAGGATGGCGAGATTGCCACGCTTGATAAAGGCAGCAAGTCGCGCATCATCTCCTTCGATATCGCATCGGGTCAAGCAACCGCCGAGCATGTCTATGAAACTGATCCGGTTTTCGCAAAGGCAACGCTACCGCCTTTCTGGAACGACAATGGATTAAGCGAGTTCATGACGGATGGGTCGAATCTTCTCACTGTGGAGCGAAGCTACGCTCACGGTGTGGGCAATCGCATCAGCATTTATCGCGCATCCTTCGAAGGTGCGACTGATGTGAACAGCAAAGCATCGCTTGAGGGGATCGCAGCCAGACCGTTGAAGAAAGAACTCTTGCTGCGTCTTGATGAAGGTAGGTTCGGCCTCGATATCGACAATATCGAATCCGTCACATGGGGTCCGGAAATCGATGGTGCGAAAACGCTGGTGATCGCGTCCGACAATAATTTCAATGCCGACCAGTTTACCCAGTTCGTCGTGGTCAAGCTTCCTTAG
- a CDS encoding alkaline phosphatase — MRKLLLALASATMLTTAAGAATVYPIDRATILVNSPFDFKVEFDKVVKPEDVKVTVNGQDYEAVFGSKAEFTAEEKGEEDKVLGSALILRGLKIGKAGDYKVEVSAGDETKSVNWDVYATGNEAKAKNIIFLIADGLSVAHRTGARIMSKGMSEGKANGRLNMDDIPPVAFIGTSSTHSIATDSANTMSAYMTGHKSRVNALGVYADRTPDSQDDPKVETIAEAMRRETKKSIGIVSTSELQDATPAALVAHTRKRSDKADIVGMMYDVKPDVILGGGSAYFLAKDVPGSKRKDDKDYIQLFKDAGYALVTSKDELAASGESNQDKLLGLFHTGNLDVTLDREFLKKGTVDKFPNQPGLVEMTKTALEKLSKNPEGFFLMVEGASVDKMSHPLDWDRALVETIEFDKAVGVAREFAEKNPDTMIIVTGDHTHGVAIIGTVDDEKPGDEMREKVGTYDAAGFPNYEDTNGDGYPDRIDVSRRLFLAANNGPDHYETFRPKMDGAFVPAVKNEKGEYVANEAYKDVPGAVFVQGNIPKEDDTGVHAVDDVVLQATGPGSEGLRGYMEQSDVYRVLADTFALGKAKSE; from the coding sequence ATGCGCAAACTGCTTCTTGCTCTCGCCTCAGCAACCATGCTGACGACTGCGGCTGGTGCTGCAACCGTCTATCCAATTGACCGGGCGACAATCCTTGTCAATTCGCCCTTCGACTTCAAGGTTGAGTTCGATAAGGTCGTTAAGCCAGAGGACGTGAAAGTTACCGTTAATGGCCAGGACTATGAAGCTGTATTTGGCAGCAAAGCCGAGTTTACCGCTGAAGAAAAAGGCGAAGAAGACAAGGTTTTGGGTTCCGCTCTCATTCTTCGCGGACTGAAAATCGGCAAGGCCGGTGACTACAAGGTTGAAGTTTCTGCAGGCGACGAGACCAAGTCGGTCAATTGGGATGTCTATGCGACCGGCAATGAAGCCAAAGCCAAGAACATCATCTTCTTGATTGCTGACGGTCTATCGGTTGCTCACCGTACAGGCGCGCGCATCATGTCGAAGGGCATGAGTGAGGGTAAGGCCAATGGTCGCCTCAACATGGATGATATTCCGCCTGTTGCTTTCATCGGAACGTCTTCTACCCATTCGATTGCGACTGACAGTGCCAACACCATGTCTGCTTATATGACCGGCCATAAGTCACGCGTGAATGCACTTGGCGTTTATGCCGACCGTACGCCTGACAGCCAGGACGACCCGAAGGTTGAAACCATTGCAGAAGCAATGCGTCGTGAAACCAAGAAGTCCATCGGCATTGTTTCGACATCCGAACTTCAGGACGCCACACCAGCCGCGCTGGTCGCACATACGCGCAAGCGTTCCGACAAGGCTGATATTGTTGGAATGATGTATGATGTGAAGCCTGACGTCATTCTTGGTGGTGGTTCTGCTTACTTCCTTGCAAAGGATGTTCCAGGTTCCAAGCGCAAGGACGACAAGGATTATATCCAGTTGTTCAAGGATGCCGGATACGCACTGGTCACAAGTAAGGACGAGCTTGCTGCATCGGGTGAGTCAAACCAGGACAAGCTCCTCGGTCTTTTCCATACCGGCAACCTCGACGTTACGCTTGATCGCGAATTCCTCAAGAAGGGTACGGTCGACAAATTCCCCAACCAGCCAGGTCTGGTGGAAATGACCAAGACGGCTCTTGAAAAGCTCTCCAAGAACCCAGAAGGCTTTTTCCTGATGGTTGAAGGCGCATCGGTTGATAAGATGAGCCATCCGCTTGATTGGGATCGCGCACTTGTCGAAACCATCGAGTTCGACAAGGCCGTTGGCGTTGCCCGCGAATTTGCAGAAAAGAACCCGGACACGATGATTATCGTCACCGGCGATCATACCCATGGCGTTGCCATCATTGGAACAGTTGATGATGAAAAGCCGGGCGATGAAATGCGCGAAAAGGTTGGCACTTACGATGCCGCCGGATTCCCGAATTACGAAGACACCAATGGCGACGGTTACCCGGATCGCATTGATGTTTCGCGTCGTCTGTTCCTCGCCGCCAATAACGGCCCGGATCATTACGAAACCTTCCGTCCAAAGATGGATGGCGCCTTCGTGCCGGCCGTTAAGAACGAGAAGGGCGAATATGTAGCCAATGAGGCTTACAAGGATGTTCCGGGCGCAGTCTTCGTTCAGGGCAACATCCCTAAGGAAGATGACACCGGCGTTCACGCTGTCGATGACGTTGTTCTTCAGGCAACGGGTCCAGGTTCCGAGGGTCTTCGCGGCTATATGGAACAGAGCGATGTTTACCGTGTGCTTGCTGACACCTTTGCGCTCGGCAAGGCAAAGTCTGAGTAA
- a CDS encoding MFS transporter has product MDNMPKAAEVAIWRDNRAVALLMAATLTVMANATISPALPGLQHLFVDEPHSELLTRLLVTAPSLSIALLAPLVGLVVDRIGRRVPLLVGIILFVIAGSAGLYLPDLLTIFLSRIVLGVAVAFIMTAQTALIGDYFSGEIRSTLTGLQISARNFGGLVLILLAGLVATVSPRWVFGVYGLALLVLPLAWAAIVEPRRSLDVGRASHLPGSEGKPKWALLFFGLVILQSVTNMFFFIMPTQLPFFLDAQGYSSASMTGMTLSLLMLSGGTVALAYSRIQRTIGYAGVYAFGYAAMASGFLLLLNSGEALFILAGAALIGAGYAAVSPTFVALTLAMAPQHRRGLAGGILTSSVFAGQFISPLLSTPVIMTAGYDGLFECVTVLLASMAIIVCAAIRYGARETRS; this is encoded by the coding sequence ATGGATAATATGCCAAAGGCGGCTGAAGTGGCTATCTGGCGAGACAATCGCGCTGTTGCGCTGTTGATGGCGGCGACGTTAACGGTGATGGCCAACGCAACGATCAGCCCGGCGCTGCCCGGATTGCAGCACTTATTCGTAGATGAACCCCATTCTGAATTGCTGACGCGGCTTTTGGTGACGGCCCCCTCATTAAGCATTGCGCTTCTAGCGCCTTTGGTAGGGCTCGTCGTGGATCGGATTGGACGGCGCGTTCCGCTACTTGTCGGCATTATTCTTTTTGTAATCGCGGGCAGCGCCGGATTGTATCTCCCTGACTTGCTGACCATATTCCTTAGTCGAATTGTATTGGGGGTTGCCGTCGCATTTATCATGACAGCGCAGACAGCACTGATCGGCGATTATTTTTCGGGTGAGATTAGGAGTACACTGACAGGACTGCAAATCTCCGCACGAAATTTTGGCGGTTTGGTTCTCATCCTATTAGCGGGCTTGGTCGCTACAGTGTCGCCCCGATGGGTCTTTGGTGTGTACGGGCTGGCACTCCTGGTGCTGCCGCTTGCATGGGCGGCGATCGTGGAGCCGCGGCGGTCATTAGACGTTGGCCGGGCTTCCCATTTGCCGGGATCGGAGGGGAAGCCGAAATGGGCGCTGCTTTTTTTTGGGTTGGTCATCCTGCAGTCGGTAACCAACATGTTCTTCTTCATTATGCCTACGCAGTTGCCGTTCTTCCTCGATGCCCAAGGTTACAGCAGTGCCAGCATGACGGGTATGACGCTCAGTCTTTTGATGCTGAGCGGAGGCACAGTAGCATTGGCCTACTCGCGGATACAGCGCACCATAGGCTATGCCGGTGTCTATGCATTTGGCTATGCTGCTATGGCATCTGGTTTTCTGCTGTTGTTGAATTCGGGCGAGGCTTTGTTCATTTTGGCTGGCGCGGCATTAATCGGTGCTGGTTATGCTGCAGTTTCGCCGACGTTCGTCGCGCTGACACTCGCAATGGCACCGCAGCATCGACGGGGATTGGCCGGGGGAATACTGACCTCCTCGGTTTTTGCAGGCCAATTCATATCGCCACTGCTCAGTACCCCAGTGATCATGACTGCGGGCTACGACGGACTATTTGAGTGTGTGACGGTTCTTCTGGCAAGTATGGCGATTATCGTGTGTGCAGCCATCCGGTACGGAGCTCGTGAAACGCGAAGCTAA
- a CDS encoding helix-turn-helix domain-containing protein: MKTMDIGEVAERAGVQPSTLRYYEEIGLIRSVGRHGLRRQFDKDVLLKLSLIALGRAAGFSLTEIATILGQEGRLELPREELRAKADDLDRQMAGLRVLRDTLRHVADCSATSHLECPTFRKLLDSASKIAVPRKAPSNGRTHLRS, from the coding sequence ATGAAAACGATGGATATTGGTGAAGTAGCTGAACGCGCTGGCGTACAGCCGTCTACCCTTAGATACTATGAGGAAATTGGATTAATCCGATCGGTGGGAAGGCATGGATTGCGGCGGCAGTTCGATAAAGATGTTTTGTTGAAGCTATCCCTGATCGCGCTTGGCAGAGCGGCAGGTTTCTCACTCACCGAGATTGCTACAATTCTTGGACAAGAAGGCCGTTTAGAACTTCCGAGGGAAGAGTTGCGTGCGAAGGCCGATGACTTAGACAGACAGATGGCTGGGCTGCGCGTTTTGCGTGATACACTTCGGCATGTTGCTGACTGCAGCGCAACGAGCCATCTCGAATGTCCAACCTTTCGTAAGCTCCTGGATTCAGCCTCTAAAATTGCGGTACCACGAAAAGCACCTTCTAATGGACGAACCCATCTTAGATCGTAG
- a CDS encoding peptide deformylase, with amino-acid sequence MTVREIVKFPDAALRAVAAPITAFDSDLRVLAQDLLDTLRAAPGIGITAPHIGVLTRVVVLELSGPGSAKTYINPEITWASDEKIRHQEGSISMPGVVDDVERSARIHLRYQDINGTGQTEESDGFLAVCHQHEIDQLDGIFWLQRLSKLKRDRLIKRYQKLSK; translated from the coding sequence ATGACCGTTAGAGAAATCGTCAAATTTCCGGATGCAGCCTTGCGTGCAGTAGCAGCACCCATCACCGCTTTTGATAGTGATCTGCGTGTTCTTGCACAGGATCTGCTCGACACGCTGCGCGCAGCACCTGGCATCGGCATCACAGCTCCACATATCGGCGTTCTGACGCGCGTCGTGGTGCTGGAGCTTTCCGGCCCCGGCAGCGCCAAGACCTACATCAATCCTGAAATCACCTGGGCTTCCGATGAGAAAATTCGCCATCAGGAAGGAAGTATCTCAATGCCAGGTGTGGTGGACGATGTTGAAAGAAGCGCCCGCATTCATTTGCGTTATCAGGATATCAATGGCACGGGGCAAACTGAAGAATCCGATGGCTTTCTAGCTGTATGCCATCAACACGAGATCGATCAGCTCGACGGCATTTTCTGGCTTCAACGTCTTTCAAAGCTCAAGCGCGATCGCCTCATCAAGCGGTACCAAAAGCTTTCGAAGTAA
- a CDS encoding class I SAM-dependent methyltransferase: MNNRYGTLASWVYNLDKPVGRSFGDVEYYQQRLGELEGPILEPAVGNGRVYVPLLESGFSIEGFDASNEMLGYCQEECRKRNLSARVTRQTFEGFSYSQRFAAVIIPAGSFQLVTDTTSAITVLRRFYDYLIPGAKLFLDLDAIGSFFGPTGSVRSWKTENGDLLTLSDHRVETDYIAQTTLAHLRYELWQDGNLVKSELVFFKLRWWGVEELSMALQRTGFVDVVVSGNYLHGKAPRKDDEIISFEARRPE; encoded by the coding sequence ATGAACAATCGTTACGGAACACTGGCTTCTTGGGTCTATAATCTGGATAAGCCGGTCGGACGTTCATTTGGCGATGTGGAGTATTATCAGCAACGCCTTGGGGAACTCGAAGGTCCGATCCTGGAACCTGCGGTCGGTAACGGTCGAGTTTATGTGCCGTTGCTCGAGTCCGGATTCTCAATAGAGGGATTTGACGCGTCTAACGAGATGCTCGGTTACTGCCAGGAGGAATGCAGGAAGAGGAACCTCTCTGCGAGGGTGACACGACAGACATTCGAAGGGTTCTCCTACAGCCAACGCTTTGCAGCCGTCATCATCCCCGCGGGATCGTTTCAGCTGGTCACGGATACCACCTCGGCGATCACTGTACTGAGGCGGTTTTATGATTATCTCATCCCCGGCGCGAAATTGTTCCTGGACCTCGATGCAATAGGCAGTTTCTTTGGGCCAACAGGGTCAGTTCGAAGCTGGAAAACGGAAAACGGCGATCTGCTCACTCTCTCGGATCATCGGGTGGAAACAGATTATATCGCGCAGACCACCCTAGCCCATCTCCGCTATGAGCTTTGGCAGGATGGAAATCTTGTGAAATCCGAACTCGTTTTTTTTAAGTTGCGGTGGTGGGGCGTCGAAGAGTTGTCGATGGCTCTTCAGCGCACCGGCTTTGTCGATGTGGTTGTATCAGGCAACTACCTGCACGGAAAAGCCCCACGCAAGGACGATGAAATCATCAGTTTCGAAGCGCGACGACCCGAGTAA
- a CDS encoding ABC transporter permease encodes MIAFILADLRRFWSGAVAIIVLLALSVALSSVVTVQERAVRLGTARASDKFDLVIGAAGSDTQLTLSSVFLQPSPLPLMSGAMLGKLANDKRVAFAAPIGFGDSAMGFPIVGTTTELISALSPQLAEGTMFARLGEAVIGSAVDLAVGAKVNPMHGTVETGGHAHTELSYHVAGKMAATGTAWDRSILVPIRTVWQLHGMEAYEEHEHGDHAEKLGNGFGVLINEKRHDHDHEIDVNAPLDEAFDADSPGVPAILVKPKTIADAYRLRQEYRSDRTLAIFPAEVLTRLYSTLGDARRLLLGIAIGTQVIVVFALLLVAVMHIGVRKRQIGALRALGAPVRSIMAIVWGELFFLLMLGIFLGLAIGYAAARAITSWLTATTAVRMPVEFAMSDVWLVIGFIAVAAVVSLVPALMTLRMSPASALRS; translated from the coding sequence ATGATCGCATTCATTCTTGCGGATCTGCGCCGCTTCTGGAGTGGTGCTGTCGCCATCATCGTTTTGCTGGCATTGTCGGTTGCATTAAGTTCGGTCGTGACCGTGCAGGAACGGGCTGTGCGGCTTGGCACGGCGCGGGCATCTGACAAGTTTGACCTTGTGATCGGTGCCGCAGGAAGTGACACGCAACTCACACTTTCGTCGGTCTTTTTGCAGCCATCGCCTCTGCCGCTTATGTCGGGTGCGATGCTGGGCAAACTTGCAAATGACAAGCGCGTGGCCTTCGCGGCTCCAATCGGCTTTGGCGACAGCGCGATGGGCTTTCCCATTGTTGGCACGACAACCGAGCTTATTTCCGCCCTGTCACCACAGCTCGCCGAAGGCACGATGTTCGCACGTCTGGGGGAGGCGGTTATTGGTTCGGCAGTCGATCTAGCTGTCGGCGCTAAAGTCAATCCAATGCATGGAACTGTTGAAACTGGCGGACATGCACATACGGAGCTGAGCTATCATGTAGCTGGCAAAATGGCTGCGACCGGCACTGCATGGGATCGGTCTATTCTGGTTCCCATTCGCACTGTCTGGCAGCTACATGGCATGGAAGCTTACGAAGAGCACGAGCATGGCGACCATGCTGAAAAGCTGGGTAACGGATTTGGTGTGCTAATCAATGAAAAGAGGCATGACCATGATCACGAAATCGACGTCAATGCGCCGCTTGATGAGGCTTTCGATGCTGATAGCCCTGGTGTTCCGGCTATTCTTGTAAAGCCAAAGACCATTGCGGATGCCTATCGGCTGCGGCAGGAATATCGTTCTGATCGCACATTGGCGATCTTCCCGGCAGAGGTTCTCACCCGGCTCTATTCGACATTGGGAGATGCACGCCGCCTGCTGCTTGGTATCGCAATCGGTACGCAGGTGATTGTGGTTTTTGCTTTGTTGTTGGTTGCGGTCATGCATATAGGCGTGCGAAAGCGTCAAATCGGTGCGCTGCGGGCGCTTGGTGCGCCGGTTCGCTCCATCATGGCGATTGTCTGGGGTGAGTTGTTTTTTCTGCTGATGCTTGGAATCTTTCTTGGACTGGCAATCGGTTATGCGGCAGCGCGTGCCATCACATCATGGCTCACAGCAACAACAGCAGTCAGGATGCCGGTGGAATTTGCAATGAGCGATGTCTGGCTTGTTATTGGCTTTATCGCGGTTGCGGCAGTGGTTTCGCTCGTTCCGGCGTTGATGACACTGCGGATGAGTCCGGCGTCTGCTTTACGTTCATGA
- a CDS encoding esterase-like activity of phytase family protein translates to MRLGYLLASIATIAMTSSAMAEETFTAKLAGHAYLPALTLITPPADAPRDAWVSGKFTGKARNDKPMSVMGDVGKAYGSHTTGISLPFIGQPVQGMSGFAMNRAADGSIFTLTDNGFGTKANSPDALLFFHRMKPDFETGKVERVESVFLRDPDKKVPFRIAYEGTDGRYLTGADFDPESIQYLNDEIWIGDEFGPYIIRAGLDGRVKAVYPTMLDGKQLTGPDTPGVVVPAVAGKDYRVQRSGGYEGMALQPKTNQLWAMLEKPLYDDSGKPEGDFLRVITFDTGKGEWTGNSYRFRLAEGATAIGDFNFIDDTRALVIERDNGEGDPSLECKTDDLSACYPLPAKVKNIVLVDTSKIDADGYIHRIGHINLMDIQDPDNKAILSTAAARDLKGKFTFPFFTIEDVMRVDDTHILIANDNNLPFSGGRQIGEAANNEFILLEVADFLNAK, encoded by the coding sequence ATGCGCCTTGGTTATCTTCTCGCTTCCATTGCCACGATTGCTATGACGTCTTCGGCCATGGCTGAAGAGACATTCACCGCTAAACTGGCAGGTCACGCCTATCTGCCAGCTTTGACGCTGATAACACCGCCTGCCGATGCCCCTCGCGACGCCTGGGTTTCCGGCAAGTTCACCGGCAAGGCACGCAATGACAAGCCAATGAGCGTCATGGGCGATGTCGGCAAAGCCTATGGCAGCCACACCACCGGCATCTCGCTTCCCTTCATCGGCCAGCCGGTACAGGGCATGTCAGGCTTTGCTATGAATCGTGCAGCCGATGGCAGCATTTTCACACTGACCGACAACGGTTTTGGCACCAAGGCCAACAGCCCGGATGCACTGCTGTTCTTCCACCGCATGAAGCCTGATTTTGAAACCGGCAAGGTTGAGCGCGTGGAGTCGGTATTTTTGCGCGATCCCGACAAGAAAGTGCCGTTCCGCATCGCTTATGAAGGCACCGATGGCCGTTACCTGACGGGTGCGGATTTTGACCCGGAAAGCATTCAGTATCTCAATGACGAGATCTGGATTGGTGATGAGTTTGGCCCTTACATCATTCGCGCTGGTCTCGATGGCCGCGTGAAAGCCGTCTATCCAACCATGCTCGATGGTAAGCAGCTGACCGGGCCAGATACACCGGGCGTCGTCGTGCCAGCGGTTGCCGGCAAGGATTATCGCGTTCAGCGTTCGGGCGGCTATGAAGGCATGGCATTGCAGCCAAAGACCAACCAGCTCTGGGCCATGCTTGAAAAGCCGCTTTATGACGACAGCGGCAAGCCGGAAGGCGATTTCCTGCGCGTCATCACTTTTGACACCGGCAAAGGCGAATGGACTGGCAACAGCTACCGCTTCCGTCTGGCTGAAGGCGCAACTGCTATTGGTGACTTCAACTTCATCGACGACACCCGTGCGCTGGTCATCGAGCGTGACAATGGCGAAGGTGATCCGAGCCTTGAGTGCAAGACCGACGATCTTTCAGCCTGCTATCCCCTACCGGCCAAGGTCAAGAATATCGTTCTCGTCGATACATCAAAGATCGACGCTGACGGTTACATCCACCGTATCGGTCATATCAATCTGATGGACATTCAGGACCCGGACAACAAGGCAATCTTGAGCACCGCAGCAGCACGCGACCTCAAGGGCAAGTTTACCTTCCCGTTCTTCACCATCGAAGACGTGATGCGCGTAGACGATACTCATATCCTGATCGCCAATGATAACAATCTGCCGTTCTCGGGCGGTCGCCAGATCGGCGAAGCTGCAAATAACGAGTTTATCCTGCTCGAAGTCGCAGATTTCCTGAACGCCAAGTAA
- a CDS encoding ATP-binding cassette domain-containing protein yields the protein MMLAKPSGLSLDIADLEVRFQGLALPVLSIEKFNLAAGGHLAITGASGSGKSTMVNAITGLEPVKSGKVVWGETQISSLSSFRRDAFRARNIGLVMQDFHLFPGLSALSNVLLPLKLSFGVKADDRTRALQLLQTVGIARPDQHIETLSRGEMQRVAIARALLSKPGVIVADEPTASLDQKTGADVAELLVRLATEEKATLVVVTHDPQLMQYLQRRIRLEGGKIVSDSVEMELS from the coding sequence ATGATGCTTGCCAAGCCATCGGGCCTGTCGCTCGATATTGCCGATCTGGAAGTGCGCTTTCAAGGTTTGGCTCTCCCCGTGCTTTCCATTGAAAAGTTTAATCTGGCTGCTGGTGGTCATCTGGCAATTACCGGTGCCTCCGGCTCGGGCAAAAGCACGATGGTCAACGCCATAACGGGGCTCGAACCTGTGAAATCCGGCAAAGTGGTGTGGGGCGAAACGCAAATCAGCAGCCTGTCTTCCTTCAGGCGTGATGCATTTCGTGCGCGCAACATCGGTCTGGTGATGCAGGATTTTCACTTGTTTCCCGGCCTTTCGGCACTGTCCAATGTGCTATTGCCACTCAAATTGAGTTTTGGGGTGAAAGCTGACGATCGCACGCGCGCTCTTCAATTGCTTCAAACAGTCGGAATAGCTCGCCCCGACCAACATATCGAAACGCTGTCGCGCGGTGAGATGCAGCGCGTGGCTATCGCGCGTGCGCTTCTTTCTAAGCCCGGCGTGATCGTGGCCGATGAGCCGACAGCAAGCCTTGATCAGAAAACTGGGGCGGATGTCGCTGAGCTTCTGGTTCGGCTTGCCACCGAAGAAAAGGCGACATTGGTGGTCGTCACGCATGATCCGCAGTTGATGCAATATTTGCAGCGCCGCATCCGCCTTGAGGGCGGAAAGATTGTAAGCGACAGCGTGGAGATGGAATTGTCATGA